In Streptomyces sp. NBC_01408, one DNA window encodes the following:
- a CDS encoding SUMF1/EgtB/PvdO family nonheme iron enzyme codes for MQALVQRAPQHSEVRDVVAWLTHDYEDFVAFSALDLAGRLRLTSALPDLFVIVGRASQRLSHKAGKPVGIGHAVALRAISAIVGSSDREDLVRVEGELFPDGDDLNTYPPQPPRDADTDGAHDHSGMVRVPGGRVPHGPPAAFDRGSLVFDWDEDPEHQPCDDFHMDVLPVSNAEYDAFAVSPAATQHLYCHPSEAKDKVHLRNTLLDLRSGPDHPVAGVDWFDAYAYARSRGKRLPSEAEWQRAAQGDDGRAYPWGDAFDPARTHGSSFRAEPGWAGVEAWRGHLLEMADTPPTATTVGRGIPGSESPYGVKDMSGNVWEWTQTSFDGPVFSPLSSDRDAIDVIYDQRSYVVIKGGTWSSLPEQLSVAFRGRDLALDRHFEIGFRCVCTCAPSTDSL; via the coding sequence ATGCAGGCGCTCGTACAGCGGGCCCCACAGCATTCAGAGGTACGGGACGTCGTCGCCTGGCTGACGCACGACTACGAGGACTTCGTCGCCTTCTCGGCGCTCGACCTCGCCGGGCGTTTGCGGCTCACCAGCGCCCTGCCCGACCTCTTCGTCATCGTCGGACGCGCCAGCCAGCGGCTGAGTCACAAGGCCGGGAAGCCCGTGGGCATCGGCCACGCGGTGGCATTGCGCGCCATCTCCGCCATCGTGGGCAGCTCCGACAGGGAGGATCTCGTCCGCGTCGAAGGCGAGCTGTTCCCCGACGGCGACGACCTGAACACCTACCCGCCGCAGCCGCCGCGCGACGCCGACACCGACGGCGCGCACGATCACAGCGGGATGGTGCGGGTCCCGGGCGGCCGGGTCCCCCACGGGCCGCCGGCCGCGTTCGACCGCGGTTCCCTCGTCTTCGACTGGGACGAGGACCCCGAGCACCAGCCCTGCGACGACTTCCACATGGACGTCCTGCCGGTGAGCAACGCCGAGTACGACGCGTTCGCGGTCAGCCCGGCGGCGACCCAGCACCTCTACTGCCACCCGTCCGAGGCGAAGGACAAGGTCCACCTCCGCAACACCCTGCTCGACCTGCGCAGCGGTCCGGACCACCCCGTCGCGGGTGTGGACTGGTTCGACGCCTACGCCTACGCCCGCTCCCGGGGCAAGCGCCTGCCCAGTGAGGCCGAGTGGCAGCGGGCGGCGCAGGGCGATGACGGCCGCGCCTATCCGTGGGGCGACGCCTTCGATCCCGCGCGCACGCACGGCTCCTCCTTCCGCGCCGAGCCGGGATGGGCGGGCGTCGAGGCCTGGCGCGGCCACCTGCTGGAGATGGCGGACACCCCGCCGACCGCCACCACCGTCGGCCGCGGGATCCCCGGCAGCGAGAGCCCGTACGGCGTCAAGGACATGTCCGGCAACGTCTGGGAGTGGACCCAGACCTCCTTCGACGGCCCGGTCTTCAGCCCCCTGAGCAGCGACCGCGACGCCATCGACGTGATCTACGACCAGCGGTCCTACGTGGTCATCAAGGGCGGCACCTGGTCCTCGCTCCCCGAACAGCTGTCCGTCGCCTTCCGCGGCCGGGACCTGGCACTCGACCGGCACTTCGAGATCGGCTTCCGGTGTGTGTGCACCTGCGCGCCGTCGACGGATTCCCTGTAG
- a CDS encoding YafY family protein, with protein MTDTPARLLSLLSLLQTPREWPGSELAERLRVSARTIRRDIERLREYGYPVEATLGAEGGYRLVAGAAMPPLLLDDEEAVAIAVGLRAGAGHAIEGVEEASVRALAKLEQVLPARLRRRVSALQSATVALTRGDGASVDPRTLTTMASAVAGPERLRFAYRARDGADSKRLVEPYRLVSTGSRWYLMAYDLGREDWRTFRVDRVSEPFATGARFAPRELPMDAEEFVRKGLRGRQTYEVEVTFAAEPEQLPAWLRDAALPGAGGGTRVRFESGDAPQWLAARLALTGLAFTVHSPAELAEGARDLASRLDGASGVTAAS; from the coding sequence ATGACCGACACCCCGGCACGGCTGCTCTCCCTGCTGTCCCTCCTCCAGACCCCCCGCGAATGGCCCGGGAGCGAGCTGGCGGAGAGACTGCGCGTGAGCGCCCGCACGATCCGGCGCGACATCGAACGGCTCCGCGAGTACGGGTACCCGGTGGAGGCCACGCTGGGCGCGGAGGGCGGGTACCGGCTGGTGGCCGGGGCGGCGATGCCGCCGCTGCTCCTCGACGACGAGGAGGCGGTGGCGATCGCGGTGGGGCTGCGGGCCGGGGCCGGGCATGCGATCGAGGGGGTCGAGGAGGCCTCCGTACGGGCCCTGGCGAAGCTGGAACAGGTCCTGCCCGCGCGGCTGCGGCGCCGGGTGAGCGCGCTCCAGTCGGCCACGGTCGCGCTGACGCGGGGGGACGGGGCGAGCGTGGACCCGCGGACGCTGACGACGATGGCCTCGGCGGTGGCGGGGCCGGAGCGGCTGCGGTTCGCGTACCGGGCGCGGGACGGGGCGGACTCGAAGCGGCTGGTGGAGCCGTACCGGCTGGTCAGCACGGGGAGCCGGTGGTACCTGATGGCCTACGACCTGGGGCGGGAGGACTGGCGCACCTTCCGGGTGGACCGGGTGAGCGAGCCGTTCGCCACGGGGGCCCGGTTCGCGCCGCGGGAGCTGCCGATGGATGCGGAGGAGTTCGTACGCAAGGGGCTGCGGGGCAGGCAGACGTACGAGGTGGAGGTCACCTTCGCGGCGGAGCCGGAGCAACTCCCGGCCTGGCTGCGGGATGCGGCCCTCCCCGGCGCGGGCGGCGGCACCCGGGTCCGCTTCGAGAGCGGGGACGCGCCGCAGTGGCTGGCGGCCCGGCTGGCGCTGACAGGGCTGGCGTTCACGGTCCACTCCCCGGCCGAACTGGCCGAGGGCGCCCGCGACCTCGCGAGCCGTCTTGACGGGGCGTCGGGCGTCACCGCGGCAAGTTAA
- a CDS encoding MFS transporter: MSTETSQTSPERKNGPVQEERNDALNDETSSSSTADRRRWLALAIVMTAAFMDLVDVTIVNIAIPSMREHLGASTSAIQWITAGYALAFAAGLITGGRLGDIYGRKRLFLVGIAGFTVASLLCGIAADPGMLVAARLLQGAMAAMMVPQVLAIIHVTFPPHERGKVFGMFGAIVGLGAVSGPMLGALLTEWNLFGLEWRPIFLINLPVGIAGVILGRKFITESKAPRALRLDLVGVVLATLALVMLIFPLTQGRENDWPLWGFVCMGAAPFVFAAFLSYEKYKIKKDGSPLVELSLFKVKSFAGGIAVQLTFGIATGIFFLVWTLYMQMGLGWSALRAGATGIPFSLAVSVSAGLSVQKLVPRFGRKVLQAGALTMAAGLVLYIWESEHYGMEIASWQMAVPLVILGIGMGLIVAPLTDTVLSEVPREHAGSASGLINTTGQMGNALGLGLTSVVFFGMIEDDGVFGLPYVEAFRGALWWVVAVLVVIFAVMFMLPRRQLPAEQREGGSEAAGLAPEKVPAL, from the coding sequence ATGAGCACCGAGACGTCCCAGACATCGCCCGAAAGAAAGAACGGGCCCGTACAAGAAGAGCGGAACGACGCCCTCAACGACGAAACGAGCAGCAGCTCGACCGCCGACCGCCGCCGCTGGCTGGCGCTCGCCATCGTGATGACCGCGGCCTTCATGGACCTGGTCGACGTCACGATCGTCAACATAGCGATACCCAGCATGCGTGAGCACCTCGGCGCCTCCACGAGCGCGATCCAGTGGATCACCGCCGGCTACGCCCTCGCCTTCGCCGCCGGCCTGATCACCGGCGGCCGTCTCGGTGACATCTACGGGCGCAAGCGCCTCTTCCTGGTCGGCATCGCGGGATTCACCGTCGCCTCGCTGCTCTGCGGCATCGCCGCCGACCCGGGCATGCTCGTCGCCGCCCGCCTCCTCCAGGGCGCCATGGCGGCCATGATGGTCCCGCAGGTGCTGGCGATCATCCACGTCACCTTCCCGCCGCACGAGCGCGGCAAGGTGTTCGGCATGTTCGGCGCGATCGTCGGCCTGGGCGCCGTCTCCGGTCCGATGCTCGGCGCGCTGCTCACCGAGTGGAACCTCTTCGGCCTCGAATGGCGCCCGATCTTCCTGATCAACCTGCCGGTCGGCATCGCCGGCGTGATCCTGGGCCGCAAGTTCATCACCGAGTCCAAGGCCCCCCGGGCCCTGCGCCTCGACCTGGTCGGCGTGGTCCTCGCGACCCTCGCCCTGGTCATGCTGATCTTCCCGCTGACCCAGGGCCGTGAGAACGACTGGCCGCTGTGGGGCTTCGTGTGCATGGGCGCGGCGCCGTTCGTCTTCGCCGCGTTCCTGTCCTACGAGAAGTACAAGATCAAGAAGGATGGCTCCCCGCTCGTGGAGCTCTCCCTCTTCAAGGTCAAGAGCTTCGCGGGCGGCATCGCCGTCCAGCTGACCTTCGGCATCGCGACCGGCATCTTCTTCCTGGTCTGGACGCTGTACATGCAGATGGGCCTCGGCTGGAGCGCGCTGCGAGCGGGCGCGACCGGCATCCCCTTCTCCCTGGCCGTCTCGGTCTCCGCCGGCCTGTCCGTCCAGAAGCTCGTGCCCCGCTTCGGCCGCAAGGTGCTCCAGGCGGGCGCGCTGACCATGGCCGCGGGCCTGGTCCTCTACATCTGGGAGTCCGAGCACTACGGGATGGAGATCGCATCCTGGCAGATGGCCGTCCCGCTGGTCATCCTCGGCATCGGCATGGGCCTGATCGTGGCCCCGCTCACCGACACCGTGCTGTCCGAGGTGCCGCGCGAGCACGCCGGTTCCGCCTCCGGCCTGATCAACACCACCGGCCAGATGGGCAACGCGCTGGGCCTCGGCCTCACCTCCGTGGTCTTCTTCGGGATGATCGAGGACGACGGGGTCTTCGGCCTGCCCTACGTCGAAGCCTTCCGCGGCGCGCTGTGGTGGGTGGTGGCCGTCCTGGTCGTGATCTTCGCGGTGATGTTCATGCTGCCGCGCCGGCAGCTCCCGGCAGAGCAGCGCGAAGGCGGCTCCGAGGCGGCCGGCCTCGCCCCGGAGAAGGTCCCCGCCCTGTAG
- a CDS encoding DeoR/GlpR family DNA-binding transcription regulator, producing MYAPERQQEILRLAREAGRVEVLSLADRFQVTAETVRRDLTTLDRAGLVRRVHGGAISAGRLDFEPDLTEREGTAADEKDRIAAAALAELPDGGSIVLDAGSTVARLAAAIPLEAALTVVTHALPVAARLAGHTGIDLHLVGGRVRHRTRAAVDAWALRAYAEIRADVLFLATNGFAAGRGLTTPDLAEAAVKRAAVAAARRVVLLADSAKAGQEHFARFASFAEVDLLITDTGLAPAHKAAIEAAGTEVVLV from the coding sequence ATGTACGCACCGGAGCGCCAGCAGGAGATCCTGCGCCTCGCCCGCGAGGCGGGCCGGGTCGAGGTGCTCTCCCTCGCCGACCGGTTCCAGGTCACGGCCGAGACCGTACGCCGCGACCTGACCACCCTCGACCGGGCCGGCCTGGTCCGCCGGGTGCACGGCGGGGCCATATCGGCCGGCCGTCTCGACTTCGAGCCGGACCTCACCGAACGCGAGGGCACCGCCGCCGACGAGAAGGACCGCATCGCGGCCGCCGCCCTCGCCGAACTCCCCGACGGCGGCAGCATCGTCCTCGACGCCGGCAGCACCGTGGCCCGCCTCGCGGCCGCGATCCCCCTGGAGGCCGCGCTCACCGTGGTCACCCACGCGCTGCCCGTCGCCGCCCGGCTCGCCGGCCACACCGGCATCGACCTCCACCTGGTCGGCGGCCGCGTCCGGCACCGTACCCGCGCCGCCGTCGACGCGTGGGCCCTGCGCGCCTACGCCGAGATCCGCGCCGACGTCCTCTTCCTCGCCACGAACGGCTTCGCCGCCGGGCGCGGCCTGACCACCCCCGACCTCGCGGAGGCGGCCGTCAAACGGGCCGCGGTCGCAGCGGCCCGCCGGGTCGTCCTCCTCGCAGACTCCGCGAAGGCCGGACAGGAACACTTCGCCCGCTTCGCCTCCTTCGCGGAGGTCGACCTGCTCATCACGGACACGGGGCTCGCCCCCGCTCACAAGGCGGCGATCGAGGCCGCCGGTACGGAAGTCGTGCTCGTATGA
- the pfkB gene encoding 1-phosphofructokinase: MILTVTPNPSLDRTYEVPSLDRGEVLRAQSDRIDPGGKGVNVSRAVAAAGFRTTAVLPLGGGTGTVLAELLGAQGVDVTAVSISGRTRSNVSLVEPDGTLTKVNSPGPELSPQESELMLETVRTCAGSPAWIACCGSLPRGLAPGWYAELVARAHEAGARVALDASGPALLAALPARPDVIKPNAAELAEAVGRPLSTLADAVKAAEELRSLGAGAVLATLGADGQLLVCAEGTFYGTAPADVVRSTVGAGDAALAGFLIAGGSGAPALASALAHGAAAVQLPGTAMPIPSELRPDAVHVTQDLPLGLRLSAPAAL, translated from the coding sequence ATGATCCTCACCGTCACCCCGAACCCCTCCCTCGACCGGACCTACGAGGTCCCCTCGCTGGACCGCGGCGAGGTGCTGCGCGCCCAATCCGACCGGATCGACCCCGGGGGCAAGGGCGTCAACGTCTCCCGCGCGGTGGCTGCCGCGGGCTTCCGCACGACGGCGGTCCTCCCGCTGGGCGGCGGCACGGGCACGGTGCTCGCCGAACTCCTGGGCGCCCAGGGCGTGGACGTCACCGCGGTCTCGATCTCCGGCCGGACCCGCTCGAACGTCTCCCTCGTCGAACCCGACGGCACTCTCACCAAGGTCAACTCACCCGGCCCGGAGCTCTCGCCGCAGGAGTCGGAGCTCATGCTGGAGACGGTCCGCACCTGCGCCGGCAGCCCCGCCTGGATCGCCTGCTGCGGCAGCCTTCCCCGCGGCCTCGCGCCCGGGTGGTACGCCGAACTGGTCGCCCGCGCCCACGAGGCCGGCGCCCGCGTCGCCCTGGACGCCTCCGGTCCGGCGCTGCTGGCGGCGCTGCCGGCCCGGCCCGACGTGATCAAGCCGAACGCCGCGGAGCTCGCGGAGGCCGTCGGCCGCCCCCTGTCCACCCTGGCCGACGCGGTCAAGGCCGCGGAGGAACTCCGCTCGCTGGGCGCGGGCGCCGTACTGGCCACCCTCGGCGCGGACGGCCAGCTGCTGGTCTGCGCCGAGGGCACCTTCTACGGGACCGCGCCCGCGGACGTGGTCCGCAGCACCGTCGGCGCGGGCGACGCCGCCCTGGCCGGCTTCCTGATCGCCGGAGGCAGCGGCGCGCCCGCCCTGGCCTCCGCCCTGGCCCACGGCGCGGCGGCGGTGCAGCTCCCCGGCACCGCCATGCCGATCCCCTCGGAACTGCGCCCCGACGCGGTCCACGTCACCCAGGACCTGCCCCTGGGCCTCCGGCTGTCCGCACCGGCCGCCCTCTGA
- a CDS encoding DUF6227 family protein, producing MSDPYETTEAHLDRLLGRALNSFDLPDRLVERLTTALAHSSSLHTTHHSPATGIWRETHQHTYLLADGGSASLWELAYRQEGDRTVRHEIFVSKAETCLAVARLFGEIPAEAALDPALLPGDDEHDDDAAALSALLAAPAPARRHREYTVEQSADHARRVLRRAENEDRPGERTAERLRSAYAHQITQAFGGRQCLTDGRDAGFSLYEHAFVLLDGAEVSLWEVEHTATPDGRHMCEVYESEAAARGAMELRARVR from the coding sequence TTGAGCGATCCGTACGAGACAACCGAGGCCCACCTCGATCGACTCCTGGGCCGCGCCCTCAACTCCTTCGATCTGCCGGACCGGTTGGTCGAGCGCCTCACCACGGCGCTCGCCCACAGCTCTTCGCTCCACACCACCCATCACAGCCCGGCGACCGGGATCTGGCGGGAGACCCACCAGCACACCTACCTGCTGGCCGACGGCGGTTCGGCGTCGCTGTGGGAGCTGGCGTACCGGCAGGAGGGGGACCGGACCGTGCGGCACGAGATCTTCGTGAGCAAGGCGGAGACCTGCCTGGCCGTGGCCCGGCTCTTCGGTGAGATCCCGGCCGAGGCGGCCCTGGACCCGGCGCTGCTGCCGGGCGACGACGAGCACGACGACGACGCGGCGGCGCTGAGCGCGCTGTTGGCGGCCCCGGCTCCGGCGCGGCGCCACCGGGAGTACACGGTGGAGCAGTCCGCCGACCACGCCCGTCGGGTGCTTCGCCGCGCGGAGAACGAGGACCGGCCCGGCGAGCGGACGGCGGAGCGGCTGCGCTCGGCGTACGCGCACCAGATAACTCAGGCGTTCGGCGGACGCCAGTGCCTGACGGACGGACGGGACGCCGGCTTCAGCCTCTACGAGCACGCCTTCGTCCTGCTGGACGGGGCCGAGGTCAGCCTGTGGGAGGTCGAGCACACGGCCACGCCGGACGGGCGGCACATGTGCGAGGTGTACGAGAGCGAGGCGGCCGCGCGGGGGGCCATGGAACTGCGCGCGCGGGTGCGCTGA
- a CDS encoding vitamin K epoxide reductase family protein: MATKTVGVPRQQGRPGTRHEGEHDAAPRGLAWLLALTGAAGVLASWVITLDKFLLLEDPDFKPACSLNPVVSCGSVMQSEQAAAFGFPNPMLGLVAYAVVVCVGAGLLAGAAYRGWFWLGLHAGTLFGVGFCSWLMAQSLYEINALCLWCCLAWVATLLMFWAVTAHNVRTGILPAPAPLRDFFAEFAWVPPVLHTGVIGMLVLTRWWEFWTS; encoded by the coding sequence ATGGCAACGAAAACAGTGGGCGTCCCCCGCCAGCAGGGGCGGCCCGGCACGAGACACGAGGGTGAACACGACGCCGCCCCCAGGGGGTTGGCCTGGCTGCTGGCCCTCACCGGAGCCGCCGGGGTGCTGGCCTCCTGGGTGATCACCCTCGACAAGTTCCTGCTGCTGGAGGACCCGGACTTCAAGCCCGCCTGCAGTCTCAACCCCGTTGTCTCCTGCGGCAGCGTGATGCAGAGCGAGCAGGCGGCGGCCTTCGGCTTCCCCAACCCCATGCTGGGCCTGGTCGCGTACGCCGTCGTGGTGTGCGTGGGCGCGGGCCTGCTGGCGGGCGCCGCCTACCGTGGCTGGTTCTGGCTGGGCCTGCACGCGGGCACGCTCTTCGGCGTCGGCTTCTGCTCCTGGCTGATGGCGCAGTCGCTCTACGAGATCAACGCGCTCTGCCTGTGGTGCTGCCTGGCCTGGGTGGCGACCCTGCTGATGTTCTGGGCGGTCACCGCGCACAACGTGCGTACGGGCATCCTCCCCGCGCCCGCACCGCTGCGGGACTTCTTCGCCGAGTTCGCCTGGGTCCCGCCCGTGCTGCACACCGGGGTGATCGGGATGCTGGTCCTCACCCGGTGGTGGGAGTTCTGGACCTCCTGA
- a CDS encoding rodlin: MFKKFMTAAAVSAVAVGAGAAAAAPAMAIGNDNGINTVNGNGSQQIYGNQKTHGDLSPQLGLVQGTLNKPCIGLPAKLNAQSILAFINVGVQDINVLSNPQNQQCTENSTQAKGDEPLSHILSNIPVLSGNASIGS; the protein is encoded by the coding sequence ATGTTCAAGAAGTTCATGACCGCCGCCGCGGTCTCCGCCGTTGCGGTCGGCGCGGGTGCTGCCGCCGCGGCCCCGGCCATGGCGATCGGCAACGACAACGGGATCAACACCGTCAACGGCAACGGCTCCCAGCAGATCTACGGCAACCAGAAGACCCACGGCGACCTGAGCCCGCAGCTCGGCCTCGTCCAGGGCACCCTGAACAAGCCCTGCATCGGCCTGCCGGCGAAGCTCAACGCCCAGTCGATCCTCGCGTTCATCAACGTCGGCGTCCAGGACATCAACGTCCTGTCGAACCCGCAGAACCAGCAGTGCACCGAGAACTCCACCCAGGCCAAGGGTGACGAGCCGCTCTCGCACATCCTCAGCAACATCCCGGTCCTGTCGGGGAACGCCTCCATCGGCAGCTGA
- a CDS encoding chaplin yields the protein MNSAKKAALVLATAGLAAAGAAGSAVADSSAEGAAVGSPGVLSGNLLQVPVHIPVNVCGNSVSIIGALNPAFGNICVND from the coding sequence ATGAACTCTGCCAAGAAGGCCGCCCTGGTCCTGGCCACCGCTGGTCTCGCTGCGGCCGGTGCCGCCGGCTCCGCCGTCGCCGACTCGTCGGCCGAGGGCGCGGCCGTGGGTTCCCCCGGTGTCCTCTCGGGCAACCTGCTCCAGGTTCCGGTCCACATCCCGGTGAACGTCTGCGGTAACTCCGTCAGCATCATCGGCGCGCTGAACCCCGCGTTCGGCAACATCTGCGTCAACGACTGA
- a CDS encoding chaplin, with protein sequence MRQVLSRQVLGKGMLTAAAASSLLSIATGAAYAHTGASAEAAHSPGVLSGNSVSVPITFAPNVCGNSVDGGAALNPAMGNTCATTTGSDAEHSHHEYERYLSPEHAEALERYLDEREAPRAVPQQRHAEPRYEAPRQGPRHAAPRHAAPRHEEPRHEGGYGNSGEKEGEEECDDHPESAPPPAHHAPPAPPRPEPAPAPEPAPAPEPVHEAPAPLPAPAPEPEPLPAPAPPPEPVQEAPEPAPEPAPEPLPAPEPPAAEAPAPLPAPVDEAPAPLPAPVEEAPAPLPAPAPVEEAPAPRPPHGSQPVEQPAPAPLPAPEAVTPADQPPAAPGGDTTVHLPPAPAPEPAPAPGPAPTHAPAPAHVSAPVLAETGAGQPAAAAALATALILGGAILYRRSRIA encoded by the coding sequence ATGCGACAGGTACTGAGCCGACAGGTACTGGGCAAGGGGATGCTCACGGCGGCGGCCGCGTCGAGTCTGCTTTCGATCGCGACCGGCGCTGCCTACGCACACACCGGAGCGAGCGCCGAGGCCGCGCATTCACCGGGCGTGCTGTCCGGCAACAGCGTCTCGGTACCGATCACCTTCGCCCCCAACGTGTGCGGCAACAGCGTGGACGGAGGTGCGGCGCTGAACCCCGCGATGGGGAACACCTGCGCCACCACGACCGGCTCCGACGCCGAGCACTCCCACCACGAGTACGAGCGCTACCTCAGCCCCGAGCACGCGGAGGCGCTGGAGCGCTACCTCGACGAGCGCGAGGCACCGCGCGCGGTGCCTCAGCAGCGCCACGCGGAGCCCCGGTACGAGGCCCCGCGGCAGGGGCCGCGCCATGCGGCCCCGCGCCACGCTGCCCCGCGTCACGAGGAGCCGCGCCACGAGGGCGGCTACGGCAACTCCGGTGAGAAGGAGGGCGAGGAGGAGTGCGACGACCACCCCGAGTCCGCCCCGCCCCCGGCGCACCACGCTCCCCCGGCACCGCCGCGTCCCGAGCCGGCTCCCGCCCCGGAACCCGCGCCCGCGCCCGAACCGGTCCACGAGGCTCCGGCACCCCTGCCGGCTCCTGCCCCGGAGCCCGAACCGCTGCCGGCGCCGGCACCCCCGCCGGAGCCGGTCCAGGAGGCCCCGGAGCCCGCCCCGGAACCCGCGCCCGAGCCGCTCCCGGCACCCGAGCCGCCGGCCGCGGAAGCCCCCGCGCCGCTCCCCGCCCCGGTCGACGAGGCCCCCGCCCCGCTCCCGGCCCCGGTGGAGGAGGCTCCCGCCCCGCTCCCGGCTCCGGCCCCGGTGGAGGAGGCTCCTGCCCCGCGGCCGCCGCACGGGAGCCAGCCCGTGGAGCAGCCGGCCCCGGCGCCCCTGCCCGCGCCGGAAGCCGTAACTCCGGCGGACCAGCCGCCGGCCGCCCCCGGCGGTGACACCACCGTGCACCTGCCCCCGGCACCGGCACCGGAGCCCGCACCCGCGCCCGGTCCCGCCCCCACCCACGCGCCGGCTCCCGCGCACGTGAGTGCACCGGTGCTCGCCGAGACCGGTGCGGGTCAGCCCGCGGCCGCGGCGGCCCTCGCCACGGCCCTGATCCTGGGCGGCGCCATTCTGTACCGGCGGTCTCGGATCGCCTGA
- a CDS encoding chaplin produces the protein MKYKKAVVLAAGALMAAGAASPAMADADAVGKAAHSPGVLSGNLLQVPVNIPVNVCGNTVNVIALLNPAFGNTCVNA, from the coding sequence ATGAAGTACAAGAAGGCAGTGGTGCTGGCCGCCGGCGCTCTGATGGCCGCCGGTGCCGCCTCCCCCGCCATGGCCGACGCCGACGCCGTGGGCAAGGCCGCCCACTCCCCCGGCGTCCTGTCCGGCAACCTGCTCCAGGTTCCGGTGAACATCCCGGTCAACGTCTGCGGCAACACCGTCAACGTGATCGCGCTGCTGAACCCCGCGTTCGGCAACACCTGCGTCAACGCCTGA
- a CDS encoding rodlin: MIKKMMASAAVAASVVGMGAAMAPQAMAIGNDNGINTVNGNGASQIYGNQSTYGNMSPQMALIQGSFNKPCIALPAKANVQSVLALVNVGVQDIPVLSSPQNQQCTENSTQAKGDEALSHILSNIPILSGNASAGS, encoded by the coding sequence ATGATCAAGAAGATGATGGCTTCGGCAGCGGTTGCGGCCTCGGTAGTGGGCATGGGTGCCGCCATGGCGCCGCAGGCGATGGCCATCGGGAACGACAACGGGATCAACACCGTCAACGGCAACGGCGCCTCGCAGATCTACGGCAACCAGTCGACGTACGGCAACATGAGCCCGCAGATGGCTCTGATCCAGGGCTCCTTCAACAAGCCCTGCATCGCCCTGCCGGCGAAGGCCAACGTCCAGTCGGTCCTCGCGCTCGTCAACGTCGGCGTCCAGGACATCCCGGTCCTGTCCAGCCCGCAGAACCAGCAGTGCACCGAGAACTCGACCCAGGCCAAGGGCGACGAGGCTCTCTCCCACATCCTCAGCAACATCCCGATCCTCTCCGGCAACGCCTCCGCCGGCAGCTGA